The stretch of DNA GCGAGACAGAGATACGGCTCACGTTCCGAATTTGGCCAGCAGCTCGCTCACCTGCCAGAGGCGAAGGGCGCTGGCCGGGCGCTCGCCCCCTGTCTTGCGGTTCCAGGTCCCGGCGACCAGCGAGCGTCCGTCAGGTGAAAAGGACAGCGCGTAGATCTCATGGGGCAGCTCTTCGACGACCAGCGCCTGATGACCGGTGGCACCGTACCAAAGGCGCAGCGTCCGGTCAGCCCCTGCCGAGGCCAGCAGGTCCCCATCGGGCGAGAAGGCCAGGCAGGTCACCGCATCGGAATGCCCCTGCAAAATGGCGTGGCGCTCTCCGGTGCGGGTGTCCCACATGCGAATGTTGTAGTCGCTGCCCGCCGAGGCCAGCAGGTGGGCCCCCGGCGACCAGGCCAGCGACTCGACGATGCCCCAGTGCCCGCGAATATCGAAACGCTCGTGCCCTCTCTTGCCGAGCTCCCACACGTGCAGGTGCCCGTCTTCGGCGCCGGCGGCAAGCAGGCGGCCCTCTTCAGCAAAGGCGACCGAATAGACATGGCCGATGCTCGCGGCATTGGCGCCGGGCAGTTCAGTCAGCCGCTCACCAGTGTGCGCGTTCCACACCCGCACACGCTGGTCCTGCCCGCCCGAGGCGATTTGCTCGCCCCCGGGAGAGAAGTCGATGTCATAGACACGTCCGAAGTGCGCCCAGATGCGCAGCAGTTCCCTGCCGTCGGAGATGTTCCACAGGCGCACCGTCCCATCGTGACCGGCAGAGGCAACGGCCCGCCCGTCTCGCGAGAAACGCACGGCGGAGATCCGGCTCGAATGGCCGCGCATGAACCGCAGTTCCTTGTGACGCTCGACGTCCCACAGACGCACTTCACCCACGCCGGTGATCTCGTCGTTACTCGCGGTAACCAGCAGCCTTCCGTTGGGGGAGAAGCAGATGGAACTGACCTGGTGGGTGTGCCGCGCCAGCTCGCGCGAATGCTCATCTTCGTGCGCGTCGTAGGAAACGACGCCGGTCGGGGCAGCAGGGTTGTGCAGGGGTTCGGACATGGGCGGGGAAGTGTTTCCTCAAATGATGCGACTCGCCCGCCGCTCTCTTGCGACAGGCGCGCCCCGGAGTCCCCGCCGGGTATGCTTCTTCTAGTCTGACTGCGCGAGCCAGCGCAAACAACCAGTTTCTTCGAGCACCTTGTCCAGTGCGGCGCTACGGGTGGCGGCATATTTCTCGCGAATCACACCCAGACTGCGCGCATGGTATTTCTGGGTCTGCTGGGTAAACGGCTTTCCAGAGAGCTCCACGCTGAATTCCTTCTCACCGGTTGC from Chrysiogenia bacterium encodes:
- a CDS encoding WD40 repeat domain-containing protein; this translates as MSEPLHNPAAPTGVVSYDAHEDEHSRELARHTHQVSSICFSPNGRLLVTASNDEITGVGEVRLWDVERHKELRFMRGHSSRISAVRFSRDGRAVASAGHDGTVRLWNISDGRELLRIWAHFGRVYDIDFSPGGEQIASGGQDQRVRVWNAHTGERLTELPGANAASIGHVYSVAFAEEGRLLAAGAEDGHLHVWELGKRGHERFDIRGHWGIVESLAWSPGAHLLASAGSDYNIRMWDTRTGERHAILQGHSDAVTCLAFSPDGDLLASAGADRTLRLWYGATGHQALVVEELPHEIYALSFSPDGRSLVAGTWNRKTGGERPASALRLWQVSELLAKFGT